The following are from one region of the Halarcobacter sp. genome:
- the ccoS gene encoding cbb3-type cytochrome oxidase assembly protein CcoS, which translates to MINDTLFMMLVVGVILSFAVLGMFIWGAKGGQFDDSEKMMGGLLFDSEDDLNDAVKKEDKKKEAKKEIKKSEPQK; encoded by the coding sequence ATGATAAATGATACTCTTTTTATGATGTTAGTTGTAGGGGTAATACTATCTTTTGCAGTTCTAGGTATGTTTATTTGGGGTGCAAAAGGTGGTCAATTTGATGACAGTGAAAAAATGATGGGTGGACTTCTTTTTGATAGCGAAGATGATTTAAATGATGCTGTTAAAAAAGAGGATAAGAAAAAAGAAGCAAAAAAAGAAATAAAAAAAAGTGAACCACAAAAGTAG
- a CDS encoding ATP-binding cassette domain-containing protein, which translates to MDTNDTVLKIENLSFGYDKNRLIYENFNLELKRGKLISIVGSSGSGKSTLFELVSENLKPLNGTINVKKISSIYQDPYSSFHPSFSIIEQIDDVINFDKKILEKEIEKNIKLLNLHKKFLYKRPHELSGGQLQRCSILRALLMKPDLLLVDEATSALDNIVAVDVMKLIVEQLNNCGILLITHDMSLAKWCSDELIDLNKITEK; encoded by the coding sequence ATGGATACAAATGATACAGTATTAAAAATAGAAAATTTAAGTTTTGGATATGACAAAAATAGATTAATTTATGAGAATTTTAATTTAGAATTAAAAAGAGGAAAACTTATATCTATTGTTGGTAGTAGTGGAAGTGGAAAGAGTACACTATTTGAATTAGTAAGTGAAAATTTGAAGCCACTTAATGGAACTATTAATGTAAAAAAAATAAGTTCTATTTATCAAGATCCATATAGTTCTTTTCATCCATCATTTTCAATAATTGAACAAATAGATGATGTAATAAATTTTGATAAAAAAATTTTGGAAAAAGAGATTGAAAAAAATATTAAACTTTTAAATTTACATAAGAAATTTTTATATAAGAGACCACATGAATTAAGTGGAGGACAATTACAAAGATGTTCTATACTTAGAGCACTTTTGATGAAACCAGATTTATTGCTTGTAGATGAAGCAACTTCAGCATTAGATAACATAGTTGCAGTTGATGTTATGAAACTAATTGTAGAACAACTAAATAACTGTGGAATTTTACTTATTACTCACGATATGAGTTTAGCTAAATGGTGTAGTGATGAGCTTATTGATTTAAATAAAATTACGGAGAAATAG
- the hemH gene encoding ferrochelatase has protein sequence MKECKKALVLLNMGGARNKDELEMFLTNMFNDKNILTIKSDFFRSLIAKFIVSSRKDSAWKNYEEIGNRSPINPLTEKLVSKLNDELEDICVVQAMRYTPPFASEVVKELEKKKVKEVILFPMYPQYSTTTTKSSVEDFIEHSKRKFHIEVIEPFYKNSIFNEAIIDTIKNSVENYKEYNLIFSAHGLPQKIVDKGDPYEKQINEHVEILSKILEEQNIDFKSISLAYQSKVGPMKWLEPALDKELEKYKDEKVLIYPIAFLIDNSETDFELSIEYKEEAEKIGIVDYKVCKCLNSDEKFIKAIKDLIKDK, from the coding sequence ATTAAAGAGTGTAAAAAAGCTTTAGTTTTATTAAATATGGGTGGAGCACGAAATAAAGATGAGCTGGAGATGTTTTTAACAAATATGTTTAATGATAAAAATATTTTAACTATAAAAAGTGACTTTTTTAGATCTTTAATTGCAAAATTTATTGTAAGTAGTAGAAAAGATTCTGCTTGGAAAAATTATGAAGAGATAGGAAATAGGTCACCTATTAATCCCCTTACCGAAAAATTAGTATCAAAATTAAATGATGAACTTGAAGATATATGTGTAGTTCAGGCTATGAGATATACTCCACCTTTCGCCAGTGAAGTTGTAAAAGAGCTTGAGAAAAAAAAGGTAAAAGAGGTGATACTTTTTCCTATGTATCCTCAATACTCAACTACAACAACAAAATCTTCTGTAGAAGATTTTATCGAGCATTCAAAAAGAAAATTTCATATTGAGGTTATAGAACCTTTTTATAAAAATAGTATTTTTAATGAAGCTATTATTGATACAATTAAAAATAGTGTAGAAAACTATAAAGAGTATAATTTAATCTTTTCTGCACACGGCTTACCTCAAAAGATTGTAGATAAGGGAGATCCTTATGAAAAACAAATCAATGAGCATGTAGAGATTTTATCAAAAATTTTAGAAGAACAAAATATTGACTTTAAATCTATCTCTTTGGCTTATCAATCAAAAGTGGGACCAATGAAATGGTTAGAGCCAGCTTTAGATAAAGAGTTAGAAAAATACAAAGATGAAAAAGTTTTAATATATCCAATCGCTTTTTTAATTGATAATTCAGAAACAGATTTTGAACTAAGTATTGAATATAAAGAGGAAGCTGAAAAAATAGGGATAGTAGATTATAAAGTTTGTAAATGTTTAAATAGTGATGAAAAATTTATCAAAGCTATAAAAGATCTTATAAAAGATAAATAG
- the tsf gene encoding translation elongation factor Ts — MAGATPKLIKELREKSGAGMLDCKKALNECDGNIEEAQTWLREQGLAKAAKKSGNVAAEGIVTILVNDDNTKATMTEINSQTDFVAKNAQFLELTKQITTHAQVNSLNDAEALASSSIEGQEFTTFLNEKIAVIGENLVARKVVNVEGPVVNGYVHLGKVGVILAAKCDDAAKEKTTELLKKVAMHAASMKPTVISYKDLGADFIDSENKAIIADIEKENEELVRLGKPLKNIPEFVSKQQLTEEAIAAAEARMKEELLAEGKPEKIIGNIVKGKIARWIEDNTQLDKTHALLSQTYVMDDSMTVEEAIKACDASIEIVEYVRFELGEGIEKKEEDFAAEVAAQMGK, encoded by the coding sequence ATGGCAGGAGCAACTCCAAAACTAATTAAAGAGTTAAGAGAAAAATCTGGTGCAGGAATGCTTGATTGTAAAAAAGCACTTAATGAGTGTGATGGAAATATAGAAGAAGCACAAACTTGGTTAAGAGAGCAAGGTCTTGCAAAAGCTGCTAAAAAATCAGGTAATGTTGCTGCTGAAGGTATTGTTACTATTTTAGTTAATGATGACAATACTAAAGCTACTATGACAGAAATCAACTCACAAACTGACTTTGTTGCTAAAAATGCACAATTCTTAGAGTTAACAAAGCAAATTACAACTCACGCTCAAGTTAATAGCTTAAATGATGCAGAAGCATTAGCTTCTTCATCAATTGAAGGGCAAGAGTTTACAACTTTTTTAAATGAAAAAATTGCAGTAATTGGTGAAAACCTTGTTGCAAGAAAAGTTGTTAATGTTGAAGGACCAGTAGTTAATGGTTATGTTCACTTAGGAAAAGTAGGTGTTATTTTAGCTGCTAAATGTGATGATGCAGCAAAAGAAAAAACAACTGAATTATTAAAAAAAGTTGCAATGCACGCAGCTTCAATGAAACCAACAGTTATTTCTTATAAAGATTTAGGTGCTGATTTTATTGATTCTGAAAACAAAGCAATTATTGCTGATATTGAAAAAGAGAATGAAGAGTTAGTTAGACTTGGTAAGCCTCTTAAAAATATTCCTGAATTTGTTTCTAAGCAACAATTAACTGAAGAAGCTATTGCTGCTGCTGAAGCTAGAATGAAAGAAGAGTTATTAGCTGAAGGTAAACCAGAAAAAATTATTGGAAACATCGTAAAAGGTAAAATTGCTAGATGGATTGAAGATAATACTCAATTAGATAAAACTCACGCTTTATTATCTCAAACATACGTTATGGATGATTCAATGACTGTTGAAGAAGCTATCAAAGCTTGTGATGCATCAATTGAAATTGTTGAGTATGTTAGATTTGAACTTGGTGAAGGAATCGAGAAAAAAGAAGAAGATTTCGCAGCTGAAGTTGCAGCTCAAATGGGTAAATAA
- a CDS encoding heavy metal translocating P-type ATPase — protein MANVKCNHCHLEFDEKVMIKEGDLNFCCKGCQGVYHILKDDGLDSFYDKLGNKTIAPPIETNDDIERFDTKSFEDTFIKTTNDGYRQIDLIIEGIHCAACVWLNEKVLFETNGIVSADINFTNNKAKIIWDEEKIKLSEIILKIRSIGYNAYAYDATVADEQAVKAKRDYFIRMMVAVFASVNIMMLGVAKYTGFFTGIDEEIREYIHLAEFIFSTPVLFYSGWIFFRGAYFGLKNRILNMDFLVSSGATFTYIYSLFILFGGKGESYFDSVTMIITFVLVGKYLEVIGKKSAVDTLDKIKSSIPLEATVVEDGVKKAVALDNIKVGDVVEIRSGEKVCIDGKIISGEGTFDESSLTGESLPIFKKQGDVLYSGTINNDTLIRYEVTKTYKDSTLNSIVTLLEDSLSSKPEIEYKANEISKGFTLTIISLSILTFIVWYFFGIDLGFDYDNTNHFEKSFIVAISVIVIACPCALALATPIASLIGISELAKKGLLFKEAKFIETMAKADTLVMDKTGTITKGELKVKKARIMDDNIHKLNLMYSLLDSSTHPISKSVKKYLTNKYPDLQVKNIYDVKSVQAKGVVGKYKNIEDKTFHLLGGNIELLKENRINYNFDSSNSVYIFAINRRVIATFELEDEIREDAKNLVDSIKQNGLNIVMLTGDNESVAKKVAAKVGIESVVSGIDPIGKANYIKKLKSEGKTVVMAGDGINDSVALASSDLSIAMGNSADITISVSDIVLLNSSLDSLKYAFIISKRTYKFIKQNLLLSLVYNSITIPLAMAGYVIPLVAALSMSLSSLLVVANSMRIKLKN, from the coding sequence GTGGCTAATGTTAAGTGCAATCACTGTCATTTAGAATTTGATGAAAAGGTGATGATTAAAGAAGGAGATTTAAACTTTTGTTGTAAAGGTTGTCAAGGGGTATACCATATTTTAAAAGATGATGGACTTGATTCTTTTTATGATAAGTTAGGAAATAAAACAATTGCTCCTCCTATTGAAACTAACGATGATATCGAAAGGTTTGATACAAAAAGCTTTGAAGATACTTTTATAAAAACTACTAATGACGGATACAGACAAATTGATTTAATTATTGAAGGGATTCATTGTGCTGCATGTGTATGGCTAAATGAAAAAGTACTTTTCGAAACCAATGGAATTGTAAGTGCAGATATAAATTTTACAAATAATAAAGCAAAAATTATTTGGGATGAAGAAAAAATTAAATTATCTGAAATTATTTTAAAAATTAGAAGTATTGGATATAACGCATATGCTTATGATGCAACAGTAGCAGATGAACAAGCTGTAAAAGCTAAAAGGGATTATTTTATCCGTATGATGGTTGCTGTTTTTGCAAGTGTTAATATCATGATGCTCGGAGTTGCAAAATATACTGGCTTTTTTACAGGAATTGATGAAGAGATTAGAGAATATATCCATCTAGCTGAATTTATATTTTCTACTCCTGTTTTATTTTATTCTGGTTGGATATTTTTCCGTGGGGCTTACTTTGGATTAAAAAACCGTATTCTAAATATGGACTTTTTAGTAAGTTCAGGGGCAACATTTACTTATATATACTCTTTATTTATTCTTTTTGGTGGAAAAGGGGAGAGTTATTTTGATTCTGTAACAATGATTATTACTTTTGTATTAGTTGGAAAATATTTAGAGGTCATTGGTAAAAAAAGTGCAGTCGATACACTAGATAAGATAAAAAGCTCAATACCTTTAGAGGCAACTGTTGTTGAAGATGGTGTAAAAAAAGCAGTTGCTTTGGATAATATCAAAGTTGGTGATGTTGTTGAGATTAGAAGTGGTGAAAAAGTTTGCATAGATGGTAAAATTATAAGTGGTGAGGGAACTTTTGATGAATCAAGTCTTACAGGAGAATCTTTACCAATATTTAAAAAACAAGGGGATGTTTTATACAGTGGTACAATAAACAATGATACTTTGATTAGATATGAGGTTACGAAAACTTATAAAGATTCAACTTTAAACTCTATTGTTACTCTATTAGAAGACTCATTAAGTTCAAAACCAGAGATTGAATACAAAGCCAATGAGATATCAAAAGGGTTCACTTTAACAATAATCTCTTTATCAATTTTAACTTTTATTGTGTGGTATTTCTTTGGTATTGATTTAGGTTTTGACTACGACAATACTAATCATTTTGAAAAATCTTTTATTGTTGCTATTTCTGTTATAGTTATTGCTTGTCCTTGTGCACTAGCTCTTGCTACTCCTATAGCAAGTTTAATTGGTATCTCTGAACTTGCAAAAAAAGGTTTACTCTTTAAAGAAGCTAAGTTTATAGAAACAATGGCAAAAGCAGATACTTTAGTTATGGATAAAACAGGAACAATCACAAAAGGTGAATTAAAAGTTAAAAAAGCAAGAATTATGGATGATAATATCCATAAATTAAATCTTATGTATTCATTATTGGATTCTTCAACACACCCAATTTCAAAGTCAGTAAAAAAATATTTAACAAATAAATATCCAGATTTACAAGTAAAAAATATCTATGATGTAAAAAGCGTTCAAGCAAAAGGTGTAGTTGGGAAATATAAAAATATTGAAGATAAAACTTTCCATCTTTTAGGTGGAAATATAGAATTACTGAAAGAGAATAGAATTAACTATAATTTTGATAGTTCAAACTCAGTTTATATTTTTGCTATAAATAGAAGAGTTATTGCAACTTTTGAGTTAGAAGATGAGATTAGAGAAGATGCTAAAAATTTAGTTGATAGTATAAAACAAAATGGTCTTAATATAGTTATGTTAACAGGTGATAATGAAAGTGTAGCAAAAAAAGTTGCAGCAAAAGTTGGAATTGAGAGTGTAGTTTCTGGAATAGACCCAATAGGTAAAGCAAACTATATTAAAAAACTAAAAAGTGAAGGTAAAACTGTTGTTATGGCAGGTGATGGGATAAATGATTCTGTTGCACTTGCAAGCTCTGATTTATCAATTGCCATGGGTAATTCTGCTGATATTACAATATCTGTTTCAGACATAGTTTTATTAAACAGTTCATTAGATAGTTTAAAATATGCATTTATAATTTCTAAAAGAACATATAAGTTTATAAAACAAAACCTGCTATTATCACTAGTTTATAATTCTATTACAATCCCTTTAGCTATGGCTGGATATGTTATACCATTAGTTGCAGCACTTTCAATGAGTTTAAGTTCTCTTCTTGTTGTTGCTAATTCAATGAGAATTAAACTAAAAAATTAG
- a CDS encoding ABC transporter ATP-binding protein, whose amino-acid sequence MGETNKNNTPISDDSKILLEAKNLTHEFDYKLFENINLSLQKKQSIAIIGVSGSGKSTLLNILSSLLKPKIGEIVFKNEDIYKLKKKKLLNIRREDFGIIFQAHYLFRGFSANDNLEIATLLSGNSIDKDLLKMLNIDFVINQNVGELSGGQQQRLSIARVLTKKPQIIFADEPTGNLDKQTAQVVMQVLHKYIKDNDAGMILVTHEDDLAMQCDKVYKLENLQLEELK is encoded by the coding sequence ATGGGTGAAACAAATAAAAATAACACACCCATTTCTGACGACTCTAAAATACTGCTTGAAGCAAAAAATTTAACTCACGAATTTGATTATAAGCTTTTTGAAAATATAAATTTATCTCTACAAAAGAAACAATCTATTGCAATTATTGGTGTTAGTGGAAGTGGTAAATCTACACTTTTAAATATACTTTCATCTTTATTAAAACCTAAAATTGGTGAAATAGTTTTTAAAAATGAGGATATTTATAAACTTAAAAAGAAAAAGCTTTTAAATATAAGAAGAGAAGATTTTGGTATAATATTTCAAGCACATTACCTTTTTAGAGGTTTTTCTGCAAATGATAATTTAGAGATTGCTACACTTTTAAGTGGAAATAGCATAGATAAAGATTTATTAAAAATGTTGAATATCGATTTTGTAATAAATCAAAATGTTGGGGAATTAAGTGGTGGACAACAACAAAGATTGTCTATAGCTAGAGTACTTACAAAAAAACCTCAAATTATATTTGCAGATGAACCTACAGGTAATTTAGACAAACAGACCGCACAAGTTGTAATGCAAGTGCTTCATAAATATATTAAAGATAATGATGCAGGTATGATACTTGTAACTCATGAAGATGATTTAGCAATGCAGTGTGATAAAGTCTATAAACTAGAAAACTTACAATTGGAAGAGTTGAAGTAA
- a CDS encoding alpha/beta hydrolase, producing MLFSNIFKEDKLHLDDVTINYKHAGVGKALLLIHGYPQTHTMWHKVADELANSFYIVCPDLRGYGDSSKPKGLENHENYSKKTMAKDMIELMQHLGYDEFFVAGHDRGARVTHRLCLDYPKNILKACVMDIAPTYHMFKNTDQDFATGYYHWFFLIQPDNLPETMIGSNPAFYLEEKLKRWSDKEVTYDKKFNKEAIKEYIRCFDKDSIHATCEDYRAAASIDMSDDKKDRKRKIDTPLLVLWGKKGFVNKTYDVLKVWKDYATDIQGKTLECGHFLPEEKPKEVIEELKNFFCKY from the coding sequence ATGCTTTTTTCAAATATTTTTAAAGAAGATAAACTACACCTAGATGATGTAACAATTAATTATAAACATGCAGGTGTAGGAAAAGCTCTTTTATTAATCCATGGATATCCTCAAACACATACTATGTGGCACAAAGTTGCAGATGAACTAGCAAACTCTTTTTATATAGTATGTCCTGATTTAAGAGGTTATGGAGATAGTTCAAAACCAAAGGGTTTAGAAAACCATGAAAACTATTCAAAAAAAACTATGGCAAAAGATATGATTGAACTTATGCAACATTTAGGATATGATGAGTTTTTTGTTGCAGGTCATGACAGAGGAGCTAGAGTAACCCACAGACTTTGTTTAGATTATCCTAAAAATATTTTAAAAGCTTGTGTTATGGATATCGCTCCTACATATCATATGTTTAAAAATACAGACCAAGATTTTGCTACAGGGTATTATCATTGGTTTTTTCTAATACAACCAGATAATCTTCCTGAAACTATGATTGGGTCTAATCCTGCTTTTTATTTAGAAGAGAAACTAAAAAGATGGAGTGATAAAGAAGTTACATATGATAAAAAGTTTAATAAAGAAGCTATAAAAGAATATATCAGATGTTTTGACAAAGACTCCATTCATGCAACTTGTGAAGATTATAGAGCAGCAGCCTCTATTGATATGAGTGATGATAAAAAAGATAGAAAGAGAAAAATTGATACTCCTTTATTAGTATTATGGGGTAAAAAAGGTTTTGTAAATAAAACCTATGATGTTTTAAAAGTCTGGAAAGATTATGCAACAGATATACAAGGGAAAACTTTGGAGTGCGGGCATTTTTTACCTGAAGAGAAGCCAAAAGAAGTGATTGAAGAATTAAAAAACTTTTTTTGTAAATATTAG
- the gmk gene encoding guanylate kinase: MEKKGAILILSGPSGCGKSTLLKNVYEQIGDYHFSISTTTREPRVGEQDGVDYYFVSREDFEEDIKKGHFLEWAEVHGNYYGTSLKPIISAVNEGKLVIFDIDVQGHTIVRKKLDNIVTSVFITTPSLMDLENRLKNRNTDADEVIEKRLTNAKTEIKYFKKYDYFIINDDLEEASKSLVAIANIARIKAKLFNDEEIIAKWLAN, translated from the coding sequence ATGGAAAAAAAAGGTGCAATTCTAATTTTATCAGGACCTAGTGGTTGTGGTAAATCAACTTTATTAAAAAATGTATATGAACAAATAGGGGATTATCATTTTTCTATCTCTACAACTACAAGAGAGCCAAGAGTTGGGGAACAAGATGGTGTTGATTACTATTTTGTATCAAGAGAAGATTTTGAAGAAGATATAAAAAAAGGTCATTTTTTAGAGTGGGCTGAAGTTCATGGAAATTATTATGGAACTTCACTAAAACCAATAATCTCAGCTGTAAATGAAGGTAAACTTGTAATTTTTGATATAGATGTTCAAGGGCATACTATAGTTAGAAAAAAACTTGATAATATAGTTACTTCTGTGTTTATTACAACTCCATCTTTAATGGACCTAGAAAATAGATTAAAAAATAGAAATACAGATGCAGATGAAGTTATTGAAAAAAGACTTACAAATGCAAAAACAGAAATTAAGTATTTTAAAAAATATGATTATTTTATAATAAATGATGATTTAGAAGAAGCTTCAAAAAGTTTAGTTGCTATTGCAAATATAGCAAGAATAAAAGCTAAATTATTTAATGATGAAGAGATTATAGCTAAGTGGTTAGCTAATTAA
- a CDS encoding EAL domain-containing protein: MISNVSILKNITILYAEDEEALREITLNILKGFTKKQLVAQNGAEGLELFKQNESEIDLIITDVNMPIMNGLEMIREIKKINPNIPIIVATAFSNTEYLLEAIDIGVDKYVLKPIDMKKLLQLMSQSLLYHELKDLYIDNLTHLPNRNRLKKDLEDSNEDIIAMINIDKFSTINDLFGEHNGDRVLLKFSDTLQKYFSKEKFLIYRVEADKFLVIARSYDFDVQEFYDLCKKFEDYIEEDPVSIDEHEIDLNITIGIAKSSDGNAYKYAQRVIAYARKKFEPILIYNDSFNIQESFEENIKWIKKIKNGVKNGNFKAYFQPIVDTQTKEIYKYEALVRYIDDDGTVVSPFTFLDIAKKAKLYPNIIKIMINEAFNLIKTKGKRVAVNISFEDIASASTMDYVYGVIEENREYANKLEFEILESEEISDFSEVFKFINNMNKYECNIGVDDFGAGYSNFNMLVNLDINYVKIDGSLIRGINESKNQQIIVKTIDEFAKKFGFRTVAEFVSAEEIYTVIKEIGIDYCQGYYFDAPLSYDEIN; the protein is encoded by the coding sequence ATGATATCAAATGTATCTATTTTAAAAAACATAACAATACTATACGCAGAAGATGAAGAAGCTTTAAGAGAAATAACTCTTAATATACTAAAAGGCTTTACAAAAAAGCAACTTGTTGCACAAAATGGAGCTGAGGGATTAGAGCTTTTTAAGCAAAATGAATCTGAAATCGACTTAATCATTACAGATGTAAATATGCCTATTATGAATGGTTTAGAGATGATTAGAGAGATTAAAAAAATCAACCCTAATATTCCTATAATCGTTGCAACTGCTTTTTCAAATACTGAGTATCTACTTGAAGCAATTGATATTGGCGTTGATAAATATGTGTTAAAGCCAATTGATATGAAAAAATTATTACAACTAATGAGTCAATCACTTTTATACCACGAATTAAAAGATTTATATATTGACAACTTAACCCATTTACCAAATAGAAATAGACTTAAAAAAGATTTAGAAGACTCAAATGAAGATATAATTGCAATGATTAATATTGATAAGTTCTCAACTATCAATGACCTTTTTGGTGAACATAATGGGGATAGAGTCTTATTAAAATTTTCAGACACACTTCAAAAATATTTTAGTAAAGAAAAGTTTCTAATATATAGAGTTGAAGCTGATAAATTTCTAGTAATCGCCAGAAGTTATGACTTTGATGTTCAAGAGTTTTATGATCTTTGTAAAAAATTTGAGGATTATATTGAAGAGGACCCTGTTTCAATTGATGAACATGAAATTGATTTAAATATAACTATAGGTATTGCAAAAAGTAGTGATGGAAATGCCTATAAATATGCCCAAAGAGTTATTGCTTATGCAAGAAAGAAATTTGAACCTATTTTAATATATAACGATTCCTTTAATATTCAAGAATCATTTGAAGAAAACATCAAATGGATCAAAAAAATAAAAAATGGTGTAAAAAATGGAAACTTTAAAGCATATTTCCAACCTATTGTAGATACACAAACTAAAGAGATTTATAAATATGAAGCACTTGTAAGATATATAGATGATGATGGAACTGTTGTTTCTCCATTTACCTTCTTAGATATTGCAAAAAAAGCAAAACTATATCCAAATATAATCAAAATCATGATTAATGAAGCCTTTAACCTAATTAAAACAAAAGGTAAAAGAGTAGCTGTAAACATCTCTTTTGAAGATATTGCCAGTGCAAGTACAATGGACTATGTTTATGGGGTTATTGAAGAGAATAGAGAATATGCAAATAAACTAGAGTTTGAGATTTTAGAATCAGAAGAGATTTCAGACTTCTCTGAAGTATTTAAATTTATTAACAATATGAATAAATATGAGTGTAATATTGGAGTTGATGACTTTGGTGCTGGGTATTCAAACTTTAATATGCTTGTGAACCTTGATATTAATTATGTAAAAATTGACGGTTCATTAATTAGAGGTATTAATGAATCTAAAAACCAACAAATTATTGTAAAAACAATTGATGAATTTGCTAAAAAATTTGGTTTTAGAACAGTTGCTGAGTTTGTTTCAGCAGAAGAGATTTATACAGTTATAAAAGAGATAGGAATTGACTACTGTCAAGGTTACTATTTCGATGCACCTCTAAGTTATGATGAGATTAATTAG
- a CDS encoding c-type cytochrome yields MKKIVLGTIIAAASLMAANFATCATCHGATAEKPALGKSKVIKGWPVEKTVAALKGYKDGSYGGAMKGVMKGQVARLSDADIEDLAKQIAAFK; encoded by the coding sequence ATGAAAAAAATTGTTTTAGGAACAATAATTGCTGCTGCATCTTTAATGGCTGCAAACTTCGCAACATGTGCTACATGTCATGGTGCAACTGCTGAAAAACCAGCACTAGGAAAATCTAAAGTAATTAAAGGTTGGCCAGTTGAAAAAACTGTTGCTGCTCTTAAAGGTTACAAAGATGGTTCTTATGGTGGAGCTATGAAAGGTGTTATGAAAGGTCAAGTTGCAAGACTTTCAGACGCAGATATTGAAGATTTAGCTAAACAAATTGCTGCATTTAAATAA
- the rpsB gene encoding 30S ribosomal protein S2: MVTMKDLLECGVHFGHQTRRWNPKMKKFIFGVRKNIYIIDLQKTLRYFRYTYNVVRDAAAEGQTMIFVGTKKQASQAVKDAAIKCGMPYVNHRWLGGMLTNYGTIKKSIRKLEVIKKMREEGQLDLLTKKEALMLTRKEEKLELYLGGIKEMNKLPDMMFVLDAVKEKIAIQEARRLGIKVVAPLDTNCDPDVVDYPIPGNDDAIRSIQLFCNEMAEAMNEGKAALADEAGEEIPVSEEEAQEVVAEAVSEGEAEAVETEEKTEEA; this comes from the coding sequence ATGGTTACAATGAAAGACCTATTAGAATGTGGTGTACACTTCGGACACCAAACAAGAAGATGGAATCCAAAAATGAAAAAATTCATTTTCGGTGTAAGAAAAAATATTTATATTATTGACTTACAAAAAACGTTAAGATATTTCAGATATACATATAATGTAGTTAGAGATGCAGCAGCAGAAGGTCAAACAATGATTTTCGTTGGTACAAAGAAACAAGCTAGCCAAGCTGTTAAAGATGCAGCTATCAAATGTGGAATGCCTTATGTAAACCACAGATGGTTAGGTGGAATGTTAACTAACTACGGAACAATTAAAAAATCAATCAGAAAATTAGAAGTAATTAAGAAAATGAGAGAAGAAGGTCAATTAGATCTTTTAACTAAAAAAGAAGCTTTAATGCTTACAAGAAAAGAAGAAAAATTAGAACTTTATCTTGGTGGTATTAAAGAGATGAACAAACTTCCAGATATGATGTTTGTTTTAGATGCAGTAAAAGAAAAAATTGCTATTCAAGAAGCTAGAAGATTAGGAATCAAAGTAGTTGCACCATTAGATACTAACTGTGACCCAGACGTTGTTGACTATCCAATCCCAGGAAACGACGATGCAATCAGATCTATTCAATTATTTTGTAACGAAATGGCTGAAGCAATGAACGAAGGTAAAGCTGCATTAGCTGATGAAGCTGGTGAAGAGATTCCAGTTTCTGAAGAAGAAGCACAAGAAGTAGTTGCTGAAGCAGTATCTGAAGGTGAAGCTGAAGCAGTAGAAACTGAAGAAAAAACAGAGGAAGCATAA